Proteins encoded in a region of the Paenibacillus pedocola genome:
- a CDS encoding glycosyl hydrolase has product MEQRILRDLLDSASRLVNDIRWQASFRSLVMEPADTALAPPAKSLLKKLYSLQGKGIISGQHDYLESPDEYSNKLKNTGGFYPGLHGYELGAISNQTEAVIAGQRQAVVDSAVRWHKAGGIVTMSYHANLPGTAPAWSNVSMSLSEADFARYITPGTVQYTALLADLDKTALSLQQLSNAGVPVLWRPYHEMNGGWFWWGQKSRFSELWNLMFERYTEVHGLHNLLWVWSPNAKNQWSGEPADYYPGAGRVDVLALDIYDGDFKASHHDGLWDLGRGKLIAIGENGELPSPAVLARSQSKWSYQMTWGKLLYEKNTDAVIRAYMKNSFVITRDEYRVQAAGTEITTAAGVKGEYFNNITLSGAPVLVRTDPAVNFVWRQSSPDPVVASDNFSVRWSSWLKADFSESYTIYSSSDDGIRVWIDGGLVIDSWIKQSGQERKGSVNLTAGRLHELRVEYYENQGDAKAVLMWESPSQPKVIIPAGAYILAD; this is encoded by the coding sequence ATGGAACAACGCATCCTCCGGGATCTGCTCGACTCGGCGTCACGGCTGGTGAACGATATCCGCTGGCAGGCGTCCTTCCGCAGCTTGGTGATGGAACCTGCCGATACGGCTCTTGCGCCCCCGGCGAAGAGCTTGCTGAAGAAGCTGTATTCGCTGCAGGGCAAAGGCATCATCAGCGGACAGCATGATTATCTGGAGAGTCCGGATGAGTACAGCAATAAGCTGAAGAATACAGGAGGATTCTATCCCGGACTTCACGGCTATGAGCTGGGGGCCATCAGCAACCAGACAGAGGCGGTTATTGCCGGCCAGCGGCAGGCGGTGGTGGACAGTGCCGTTCGCTGGCATAAGGCCGGGGGAATCGTAACGATGAGCTATCATGCCAATCTGCCGGGGACGGCTCCGGCCTGGTCCAATGTCTCCATGAGTCTCAGCGAGGCTGACTTTGCCAGATATATCACTCCGGGAACTGTCCAGTATACTGCGCTGCTTGCAGATCTCGACAAGACGGCGCTGTCTTTACAACAACTGAGCAATGCAGGTGTTCCTGTCCTGTGGAGACCGTATCACGAGATGAACGGGGGATGGTTCTGGTGGGGGCAGAAAAGCCGCTTCTCCGAGCTGTGGAACCTTATGTTCGAACGGTACACAGAGGTTCACGGACTGCACAATCTGCTGTGGGTATGGAGTCCGAATGCCAAAAATCAGTGGTCGGGCGAGCCTGCGGACTACTATCCCGGTGCCGGCAGGGTAGATGTACTGGCCCTTGATATTTACGATGGAGATTTCAAGGCAAGCCACCATGACGGACTGTGGGACCTTGGACGCGGCAAGCTGATCGCCATAGGGGAGAACGGAGAGCTGCCTTCTCCGGCAGTCCTTGCGAGATCCCAGAGCAAATGGTCCTACCAGATGACCTGGGGCAAGCTGTTGTATGAAAAGAATACGGACGCTGTGATCAGGGCTTATATGAAGAACAGTTTTGTGATCACACGGGATGAATATAGGGTCCAGGCTGCGGGAACGGAAATAACAACTGCTGCGGGAGTTAAAGGGGAGTATTTTAACAATATTACACTAAGCGGAGCTCCGGTACTGGTTCGCACAGATCCGGCGGTCAACTTCGTCTGGAGACAGTCTAGTCCTGATCCGGTGGTAGCCTCCGACAACTTCTCTGTGCGCTGGAGCAGCTGGCTGAAAGCGGACTTCAGCGAGAGCTATACGATTTATTCTTCTTCGGATGACGGCATCCGGGTGTGGATTGACGGGGGATTGGTGATTGACAGCTGGATTAAGCAGAGCGGGCAGGAGCGAAAAGGCAGCGTGAATCTGACCGCCGGCAGGCTGCATGAGCTGAGAGTAGAGTACTACGAAAACCAGGGCGATGCCAAAGCAGTTCTGATGTGGGAAAGCCCCAGCCAGCCAAAAGTCATTATTCCAGCCGGGGCCTATATTCTTGCTGATTGA
- a CDS encoding cytidine deaminase yields MEVEISIEDQTLIASAKEIIRKRYAWERHHVSAALRTKTGEIFTAVHLEANLPRVSVCAEAMVIGKAISEGYQEFDTIVAVRHPDPDSEDREIKVVSPCGMCRELIADYAKDCKVIVPAEGTLAKVDILELLPLRYAR; encoded by the coding sequence ATGGAAGTTGAGATTTCGATTGAGGACCAGACCCTGATAGCTTCTGCTAAAGAGATTATCAGAAAACGATACGCATGGGAGCGGCATCATGTCAGTGCGGCGTTGCGCACGAAGACGGGGGAGATTTTTACAGCTGTTCATCTGGAGGCAAATCTGCCGCGGGTTAGCGTATGTGCCGAGGCAATGGTTATCGGTAAAGCGATTTCCGAGGGGTACCAGGAGTTCGACACCATTGTTGCCGTAAGGCACCCGGATCCGGACAGTGAGGATAGAGAGATCAAGGTTGTATCGCCATGCGGGATGTGCCGGGAGCTGATCGCGGATTACGCCAAGGATTGCAAGGTGATTGTACCTGCGGAAGGGACCCTGGCCAAAGTGGATATTCTTGAGCTTTTGCCGCTTCGGTATGCGAGGTAA
- a CDS encoding NucA/NucB deoxyribonuclease domain-containing protein, whose product MKKQKFISTLIIILLLVLVAYWFEENNPPVTPPSTDDSEIVQLEFPADRYPETAEHIQEAIESGESAVCTISREDAEENRKESLSGVPTKKGYDRDEWPMAMCAEGGSGADIEYITPSDNRGAGSWVGNQLEDYADGTRVEFMFK is encoded by the coding sequence GTGAAAAAACAGAAATTCATCTCCACTCTGATCATCATTCTACTGCTGGTCCTGGTGGCTTACTGGTTTGAGGAAAATAACCCGCCCGTCACGCCACCTTCTACAGATGACTCTGAAATTGTACAGCTGGAGTTCCCGGCAGACCGTTATCCCGAAACCGCCGAGCATATCCAGGAAGCGATTGAGAGCGGTGAATCAGCCGTCTGCACTATCAGCCGGGAAGATGCCGAAGAGAACCGCAAGGAATCCTTGTCCGGTGTGCCAACCAAGAAGGGCTACGACCGCGATGAATGGCCGATGGCGATGTGTGCCGAAGGCGGCAGCGGTGCCGACATTGAATACATAACACCCAGTGACAACCGCGGGGCCGGAAGCTGGGTTGGTAATCAGCTGGAAGATTATGCCGACGGAACCCGGGTAGAGTTCATGTTCAAGTAA
- a CDS encoding YjcZ family sporulation protein has protein sequence MGAEYGCGCGNNVGGVNQGPPAVMPVVSPWTSTSAILVLFILLVIITKACIF, from the coding sequence ATGGGTGCAGAGTATGGTTGCGGTTGCGGAAATAACGTTGGCGGGGTGAACCAGGGACCTCCGGCGGTTATGCCGGTTGTAAGCCCATGGACCTCAACGAGTGCCATTCTGGTGCTGTTCATTCTGCTGGTAATTATCACCAAAGCCTGTATATTCTAA
- a CDS encoding YjfB family protein, with protein sequence MDIAALSIAMSQASLQQAVGLQVMSIAKNTAELQGQNIAQMLQQSPHPALGKTLDIQV encoded by the coding sequence ATGGACATTGCCGCTCTATCCATTGCAATGAGCCAGGCGTCCTTACAGCAGGCTGTCGGGCTGCAGGTCATGAGTATTGCCAAGAATACCGCTGAGCTTCAAGGGCAGAATATAGCCCAAATGCTCCAGCAGAGTCCGCATCCGGCCCTTGGAAAAACACTTGATATTCAGGTTTAA
- a CDS encoding ImmA/IrrE family metallo-endopeptidase — MQSYYQMTALENWTEDLYQRLQVRQPSDISVNYIAERLNIWVHYLDVRSKSIEASAGMYTMFLDNRLPPELQRLEFLHELCHLLRHAGSRSLMPGHFTQAQQDESERFILYAAMPYSMISARPLPELREDAIHYIATTFQVPEELAIQRIDQIQRRVFQGQLMAVLERNEDRNLIHHRHIR; from the coding sequence ATGCAGTCTTATTACCAAATGACCGCCCTGGAGAATTGGACCGAGGATTTATATCAGCGTTTGCAAGTGCGGCAGCCGTCGGACATATCGGTTAATTACATCGCCGAACGGCTGAATATCTGGGTTCATTATCTGGATGTACGCAGCAAGAGCATTGAGGCCTCTGCCGGGATGTACACCATGTTTTTAGACAACCGGCTCCCCCCCGAGCTGCAGCGCCTGGAATTTCTCCATGAGCTTTGCCATCTGCTCCGTCATGCCGGAAGCCGCAGTCTGATGCCCGGACACTTTACACAGGCTCAGCAGGACGAATCGGAGCGTTTTATTCTTTATGCGGCTATGCCCTACTCCATGATCTCTGCCAGACCGTTGCCGGAGCTGCGCGAGGATGCCATTCACTACATTGCCACAACGTTTCAGGTTCCGGAGGAACTGGCCATACAGCGGATTGACCAGATTCAGAGACGGGTGTTTCAGGGGCAATTGATGGCTGTGCTGGAAAGAAACGAAGACAGAAATCTCATCCATCACCGGCATATCCGGTAA
- a CDS encoding 2-phosphosulfolactate phosphatase has translation MYFDQSPYEIKLDWGRRGARAAAERGDIVIIVDVLSFSSTVVTAVQHKANIYPYPPPINETAKAYAKELGAEMVWGRSEAIRVGGHSLSPLSFSSADYARDFVLCSLNGAACTWIAAQVPALLIGCLLNASAVADTANRLKLEMDVNITVIPCGEKWSDVMEGEDELRPGIEDYLGAGLILSRLAGTKSPEAEVCIGAVKSSGHRIRDLIWESASGRELRERGYEDDVTYCCQADISYAVPMLQENRFVNAGDPV, from the coding sequence GTGTATTTTGATCAGTCACCTTATGAAATTAAGCTGGACTGGGGACGGAGAGGGGCCAGGGCAGCAGCAGAGCGCGGGGACATTGTGATTATTGTTGACGTGCTTAGCTTCTCGTCTACGGTAGTAACGGCGGTTCAGCATAAAGCCAATATTTATCCGTATCCTCCGCCGATTAATGAAACCGCTAAAGCTTATGCCAAGGAGCTTGGTGCCGAAATGGTCTGGGGGAGATCAGAAGCTATAAGAGTGGGGGGCCACTCCTTATCGCCGTTGTCCTTCAGCTCAGCCGACTATGCCCGTGACTTTGTATTATGTTCCTTGAACGGAGCAGCCTGTACATGGATTGCAGCACAAGTGCCGGCTCTGCTTATCGGCTGTCTGTTAAATGCTTCTGCTGTTGCAGATACCGCGAACCGGCTGAAGCTTGAAATGGACGTGAATATTACGGTAATCCCCTGCGGCGAGAAGTGGTCGGATGTTATGGAGGGGGAGGATGAACTGCGCCCGGGCATCGAGGATTACCTGGGTGCAGGTCTGATTCTCTCCCGGTTAGCCGGAACGAAATCTCCGGAGGCTGAGGTGTGCATTGGCGCTGTGAAGTCCTCCGGTCATCGGATCAGGGATTTGATCTGGGAATCTGCCAGCGGCCGTGAACTGCGGGAACGCGGATATGAAGATGATGTCACGTACTGCTGCCAAGCAGATATCAGCTATGCGGTACCAATGCTGCAAGAAAACAGGTTTGTAAATGCCGGCGATCCCGTTTAA
- a CDS encoding class I SAM-dependent methyltransferase produces MKTLKCSKLSSLEIIPYFIKGDYMQEQLARANKVAWESKAYQAWVEHHGSPEEQASKLKMDPQHPLRYWLKYLGNPSGKKIINLLGSHGKKAIALALLGAEVTVVDISEENCKYAGEVAAAAGIPLNYICSDVLHIPDEETLGQFDIVLMEFGILHYFTDLNDIFALVSRRLGANGRLMLTDFHPFARTWRTTVNLQHPTGNYFDDTVREGEIAFAKLLPEKERSGLGKVLTRGWTVGDIITAVAANGLYIRTFEEIPNAQDPSFPEFYTLIADKCEVPLKSLRIGPDEG; encoded by the coding sequence ATGAAGACTCTAAAATGTAGTAAACTTAGTAGCCTGGAAATAATTCCATATTTTATCAAGGGGGACTATATGCAGGAACAACTGGCACGTGCGAATAAGGTGGCTTGGGAATCGAAGGCATATCAGGCTTGGGTAGAGCATCACGGATCTCCGGAAGAGCAGGCTAGTAAATTAAAAATGGACCCGCAGCACCCTTTGCGTTATTGGTTAAAGTACCTTGGTAATCCATCAGGAAAGAAAATAATCAATCTGCTGGGTTCCCATGGCAAGAAGGCGATCGCGTTAGCCCTGTTGGGCGCTGAGGTTACCGTGGTCGATATTTCAGAGGAAAACTGTAAGTATGCCGGTGAGGTTGCGGCTGCTGCGGGGATTCCTTTGAACTATATCTGCTCAGATGTATTGCATATCCCTGATGAAGAGACGCTGGGCCAATTTGATATTGTATTAATGGAGTTTGGGATTTTGCATTATTTTACAGATCTAAATGATATTTTTGCTTTGGTCAGCAGAAGATTAGGCGCAAATGGCCGGTTGATGTTAACGGACTTTCATCCGTTTGCCAGGACATGGAGGACAACGGTAAATCTCCAGCATCCGACAGGGAATTATTTTGACGACACGGTCCGGGAAGGCGAAATAGCTTTTGCCAAACTGCTTCCTGAAAAAGAGCGTTCTGGACTGGGTAAGGTTTTGACGCGGGGATGGACGGTTGGCGATATTATAACGGCAGTGGCCGCTAACGGGTTATATATCCGTACCTTTGAAGAAATACCTAATGCCCAGGACCCGAGCTTTCCGGAATTTTATACGCTGATTGCGGATAAATGTGAGGTTCCGCTGAAGAGCTTACGGATCGGTCCGGATGAAGGCTAA
- a CDS encoding pirin family protein yields the protein MEQSAVKRDISEVRKVVLNQVSAIHSAGPVLEPGNWAKHDPFLLMMEDKFQKGSFDIHPHRGMETVTYVISGQIEHYDTHSGEGGVLGPGDVQWMTAGSGVEHNEVPSEGMTAHSLQLWVNLPKVHKMTTPRYQNLKSGDMPVRQEAGAAIKVFSGSSKGVAGPTRNYVPVTMVEMTIEPGYTVTQDLPGSYNGFIYVLEGDGTFGNNKAAASKGHVLWLGEGGSGESEVEITAGEKLRVLLYAGEPVREPVVARGPFVMNTEREITVAFSEYRQGTFLK from the coding sequence ATGGAACAATCTGCAGTTAAAAGAGATATAAGTGAAGTCAGAAAGGTTGTTCTAAACCAGGTGAGTGCAATCCATTCGGCAGGGCCGGTACTTGAACCGGGAAATTGGGCGAAGCATGATCCTTTTCTGCTGATGATGGAGGATAAGTTTCAGAAGGGATCCTTTGACATCCACCCGCACCGTGGAATGGAGACGGTAACGTATGTGATCTCTGGACAGATTGAACATTACGACACTCACAGCGGGGAAGGCGGGGTGCTCGGGCCGGGGGATGTGCAGTGGATGACGGCAGGCAGCGGAGTTGAGCATAATGAAGTGCCCTCTGAAGGGATGACTGCGCATTCCCTGCAGCTTTGGGTGAATCTGCCGAAGGTGCACAAGATGACTACGCCGCGTTATCAGAATTTGAAAAGCGGGGATATGCCTGTACGGCAGGAAGCTGGCGCAGCCATAAAAGTTTTCTCCGGATCTTCCAAGGGAGTGGCTGGTCCAACCCGCAACTATGTTCCGGTAACGATGGTGGAGATGACCATTGAGCCGGGTTATACAGTCACGCAGGATTTGCCGGGCAGCTACAACGGGTTCATCTATGTTCTTGAAGGCGACGGAACCTTTGGAAACAACAAAGCAGCGGCTTCTAAAGGCCATGTCTTATGGCTTGGTGAAGGCGGCAGCGGAGAAAGTGAAGTGGAAATTACGGCGGGAGAGAAGCTGCGAGTGCTGTTATATGCAGGTGAACCTGTCCGCGAACCGGTAGTCGCCAGAGGACCGTTCGTTATGAATACGGAAAGAGAGATTACGGTGGCGTTCAGTGAGTACCGGCAGGGGACTTTTTTGAAATAA
- a CDS encoding RNA polymerase sigma factor, which produces MQRFMSRPGNDVIKSYETYSKMLFRIALVHLGSRQDAEEATQDTFIKLMEKAPEFKDAEHQKAWLIRVLTNTCKTSLGRGWRKREIKLEGAEPLTADSPEDLAMLQLVLALPVKYKTVIHLYYYEDYPVQEISKILQISESAVKMRLKRGRQLLKLELEGAEPQ; this is translated from the coding sequence ATGCAGCGATTCATGTCCCGGCCGGGGAATGATGTGATAAAGAGTTATGAAACCTACTCAAAAATGCTGTTCCGGATTGCCCTGGTTCATCTGGGCAGCCGCCAGGATGCCGAGGAAGCCACTCAGGACACCTTCATCAAGCTTATGGAGAAAGCGCCGGAGTTCAAGGATGCCGAACATCAAAAGGCATGGCTGATCCGTGTACTCACCAACACTTGCAAAACATCGCTGGGCAGAGGCTGGCGTAAGCGCGAGATTAAGCTGGAGGGTGCCGAGCCGCTTACAGCGGACAGCCCCGAGGATTTGGCAATGCTACAGCTGGTGCTGGCCCTGCCCGTAAAGTATAAGACTGTTATCCATCTGTATTATTACGAGGATTATCCCGTCCAGGAGATCAGCAAAATACTGCAGATCAGTGAGTCCGCCGTGAAGATGAGGTTAAAGCGAGGACGGCAGCTGTTAAAACTGGAGCTGGAAGGAGCGGAACCGCAGTGA
- a CDS encoding leucine-rich repeat domain-containing protein has product MRMYTDPRGEAYEQVIDLAISNSERFVLGEKIPADMAMRDRYTSVLETLEPYLLKTIIIPDNNLDECMRIRKTYNSHAFYSAGTYYLYRCCEESGKLLKQMANRLSDWMYPNLPEDLCFLRKGGGDYLYSVVHEHMYGMDVTEEEAGELMEQVTGLFLELKAHRDLDHLLDDAIKHKTDWLYISGHRLTELPERIRELTELRELEIFEQDLYRLPEGLFELSKLECLKILSADLGGIPAAIGKLKNLKELSIRCASSDRPAPGYQAKPREEIGLNRIPPEIGELEHLEQLTIQYTSIRELPPELEQLKNLQFLDIGMCLIERKPEFLGGMKQLKYVNVSRKSLLEMALDNPPEA; this is encoded by the coding sequence ATGAGAATGTATACCGACCCTAGAGGCGAAGCATATGAGCAGGTAATTGATCTGGCGATATCGAATTCGGAACGTTTTGTGCTGGGGGAGAAGATTCCAGCCGATATGGCAATGCGGGACCGGTACACAAGTGTTTTGGAGACGCTGGAGCCTTATCTGTTGAAGACCATCATAATCCCGGACAATAATTTGGATGAATGTATGCGAATCAGGAAGACCTATAACAGTCATGCCTTCTATAGCGCAGGGACGTATTATTTATACCGATGCTGTGAAGAAAGCGGGAAGCTGCTGAAGCAAATGGCAAACCGGTTGTCGGACTGGATGTACCCTAATCTGCCGGAGGACTTGTGTTTCTTGAGAAAAGGCGGCGGAGATTACCTGTACTCGGTGGTACATGAACATATGTATGGGATGGATGTTACTGAGGAAGAAGCAGGTGAGCTGATGGAGCAGGTTACGGGACTCTTTTTGGAATTAAAAGCACACCGTGATCTGGATCATCTGCTGGACGATGCCATTAAGCATAAAACCGACTGGCTGTATATAAGCGGACATAGGCTGACGGAGCTGCCTGAACGAATCCGGGAGCTTACCGAGCTGCGGGAGCTGGAGATTTTTGAACAGGATCTATATCGTCTGCCCGAAGGGTTGTTCGAATTAAGCAAGCTGGAATGTCTGAAAATTTTATCTGCTGATCTGGGGGGCATTCCTGCAGCTATAGGCAAGCTAAAGAATCTGAAAGAGCTGTCTATCCGGTGTGCAAGTTCGGACCGGCCGGCTCCCGGGTATCAGGCCAAGCCCAGGGAGGAGATCGGCCTAAACCGCATCCCGCCGGAGATCGGGGAACTGGAACATCTTGAGCAGCTGACGATTCAATACACCTCGATCCGTGAACTGCCGCCTGAACTGGAGCAGCTGAAGAACCTGCAATTCCTGGATATCGGTATGTGTCTGATCGAACGGAAGCCCGAATTTCTGGGTGGTATGAAGCAGCTGAAATACGTTAATGTGTCACGCAAATCGTTGCTCGAAATGGCATTAGACAATCCGCCCGAAGCATAA
- a CDS encoding GNAT family N-acetyltransferase, translating into MELRKFTEEDINQIVSIFYETVHSVNKRDYTGEQLHAWAPKDEEPLKLKTWKDALSHNFTYVAEIKGEIVGFSDMTQEGHLERLFVDKDFLRQGVASALVNTLEAEARRLGLNEMDTEASITARPFFERLGYRVIQQQVVERKGVELVNFKMVKTLR; encoded by the coding sequence ATGGAGTTAAGAAAGTTTACGGAAGAGGATATTAATCAGATCGTCTCTATATTCTACGAAACAGTGCATTCCGTGAACAAACGGGATTACACCGGGGAGCAGCTTCATGCCTGGGCACCCAAAGATGAAGAGCCGCTCAAGCTGAAGACTTGGAAAGACGCGCTGAGTCACAATTTTACCTATGTTGCGGAAATCAAAGGTGAAATCGTTGGGTTCTCTGATATGACTCAAGAGGGGCATTTAGAAAGACTTTTTGTTGATAAGGATTTTCTGCGGCAGGGGGTTGCTTCTGCTTTGGTGAACACACTTGAAGCTGAAGCAAGGCGGTTAGGACTTAATGAAATGGATACAGAGGCAAGTATAACTGCCAGGCCATTTTTTGAACGTTTAGGATACCGGGTTATCCAGCAGCAGGTGGTTGAACGTAAAGGTGTCGAGTTAGTGAATTTTAAGATGGTGAAAACACTACGCTAA
- the pyrE gene encoding orotate phosphoribosyltransferase, translated as MSTLSNTSEQVAAYLLEIGAVALRPQEPFTWTSGIKSPIYCDNRLTLSFPEVRNYIANGFAELIKSSYPEAQVIAGTATAGIPHAAWVADKLDLPMAYIRDKAKGHGKQNQIEGIISPGQKVIVIEDLISTGGSSIKAAQAVEEAGGEVLAVLAIFSYELDRATEGFAAAGVPLQSLSNYTTLIDVALSQGKIAEGDVALLQSWRKDPASFGV; from the coding sequence ATGAGTACATTATCGAATACAAGCGAACAGGTCGCTGCTTATCTATTGGAGATTGGAGCGGTTGCACTGCGCCCGCAGGAACCGTTCACCTGGACTTCCGGCATCAAATCACCGATCTATTGCGACAATCGTCTGACCCTGTCTTTCCCGGAAGTGCGTAACTATATCGCAAATGGCTTCGCAGAGCTGATTAAATCCAGCTATCCCGAAGCTCAGGTGATCGCGGGTACAGCGACTGCGGGTATTCCGCATGCGGCCTGGGTGGCCGACAAGCTGGACCTGCCGATGGCTTACATCCGTGACAAGGCCAAGGGCCACGGCAAACAGAACCAGATCGAAGGCATCATCTCTCCCGGCCAAAAGGTGATTGTGATCGAGGACCTGATCTCCACCGGTGGCAGCTCGATCAAAGCCGCGCAGGCAGTAGAGGAAGCAGGCGGAGAAGTGCTGGCAGTATTGGCGATTTTCAGCTATGAGCTGGACCGTGCCACTGAAGGCTTCGCTGCAGCCGGAGTGCCCCTGCAAAGCCTGTCCAACTACACCACCCTCATAGATGTGGCCCTGAGCCAAGGAAAGATCGCCGAGGGCGATGTAGCCCTGCTGCAATCGTGGCGTAAAGATCCGGCATCGTTTGGAGTGTAA
- the pyrF gene encoding orotidine-5'-phosphate decarboxylase: MEQTPEQAQHESIGHITKRDEMAGRLMIPLDYPDAAEARVLIDKLEGIPCYLKVGMQLFYAAGPDFIRELKDRGYSVFLDVKMHDIPNTVRGGAESITRLGVDMFNVHASGGKAMMTAALEGAAKAVSLHPSLHIPLIIAVTQLTSTSQEVMNGEIGIAGNVEDTVVRYARLAAEAGLHGVVASPQESAAIAAACGPEFVTVTPGIRPAGASLDDQSRVMTPGQAIRQGSHFLVVGRPITAAADPRAAALSIIEEMTQA; encoded by the coding sequence GAAGGCTGATGATTCCCCTTGACTATCCTGATGCAGCCGAGGCCAGGGTACTGATCGATAAGCTGGAAGGCATCCCGTGCTACCTGAAAGTTGGCATGCAGCTGTTCTATGCAGCTGGACCGGACTTTATCCGGGAGCTGAAGGACCGCGGGTATTCCGTGTTCCTTGATGTCAAAATGCATGATATCCCGAACACCGTCCGGGGTGGAGCGGAGAGCATCACAAGGCTCGGCGTGGATATGTTCAATGTCCATGCTTCCGGCGGCAAGGCGATGATGACAGCAGCTCTTGAGGGGGCAGCGAAGGCAGTCAGCCTGCATCCTTCACTGCATATTCCGCTGATTATCGCGGTGACACAGCTTACGAGTACCAGCCAGGAAGTCATGAATGGAGAAATTGGCATTGCCGGGAACGTAGAGGATACCGTGGTGCGCTACGCCCGTCTGGCGGCAGAAGCCGGCCTGCACGGCGTCGTTGCTTCCCCGCAGGAGTCTGCAGCAATCGCTGCCGCCTGCGGTCCGGAGTTCGTTACTGTGACTCCGGGTATCCGTCCGGCAGGCGCCTCTCTAGACGATCAATCCCGGGTTATGACGCCGGGACAAGCTATCCGGCAAGGCAGCCACTTCCTTGTAGTGGGCCGCCCGATTACCGCAGCAGCCGATCCGCGCGCAGCTGCACTATCAATCATTGAGGAGATGACTCAAGCATGA